GATATGACCGGGGACATATTGCACCATCGGGCGATCGCACCAAAACGGTAGAGGATAATTCCTCAACTTTCCTCATGACCAACATGATGCCGCAAAGTGCCGATAACAATAGAAATACGTGGGGTAATTTAGAAGACTATTGCCGAGAACTGGTAAGCCTTGGTAAGGAACTATATATCGTAGCTGGGCCTTTTGGTAGTCTTGGCGAACTAAAAGGTAAAGTGACGATTCCTAAGACAACTTGGAAGATAGTTGTCGTACTAGATAATCCTGGCTCTGGGATGAATGGTATTACTGCTAATACTCGTGTCATCGCGGTTAACATACCAAATGAACAAGAAATCAACAATGACTGGAAAGCTTATAAGGTCAGTGTTGACGAATTAGAGAAACTCACAGGCTATGATTTTCTCTCCTCAGTTTCCCCAAATATTCAGGAAGTTATTGAAAGCAAAGTAGATAGTCCTTAAGCAAGTCAAGTTTCTACAACTTGAGTGGAAATCCCCGCTAAATCACCTGTTGGGGTTTCACCAACAACATAAGCATCAATCTCTTTGTTGCCAAGGCGATACACCCGTACATTGCTCAGGTTTTCTTTGAGTGTCTGCACAAGAGTTTGAAATCGTTTGACGGTTGCTTTCTCTTCTTCCTCATGCCAATCTTCTACTGTCGTTGCCACTTGAAAAAAATCGTCAAACCCCACAATTTTAATGGGTGTATCTTGAGGATGATTTGTCAGTTTTAAGACTTTTTCAGGCGTTGCAGGTGCAATATCTGACCACAATAAAACTTCAAACGGGTACTCCGACTCGCTCATAAACAGCAAGCCGTCAGATGCTTGTTTTAACTGTTCTAGAATTTCTGAATTAGTTTTAGTCATTGTAGGGCAATAATTAGGGCGTAGTTTACCGCCGTAGGCATCGCTCATAAGCTAGTATCCATAGTATCTATGCCATCTGCATTTGAGCTTATCAAAGAGGATTTGGGGGAAACAAGTGAGAAAAATTGGGTTGCTAGGTTTGACACTAGTTAGTTTGGGAACGTGGTTTAGCTTGCGTTCCTCACCACAATCTATATCTTCTGTTGCCCCCTCACCACCAAAAACTATCCACTACCTTGAGCGCATCTTGCCCCAAGGCATAGCTCACATTTTGTTAATTCCAGCCAATAGCAGATTTGTGGTAACTGGGGCATTATCAGCCAAAGCAAACACCGTAGAGGAATTTGCCCAAAAACGTAAAGCGATCGCTATCTTAAACGCAGGCTTTTTTGATCCAGCCAATCAAAAATCTACATCCTATGTTGTTGTTGCTGGCCAACTTGTGGCTGATCCCAAAGATAATGAGCGGCTAGTGAATAATCCCCAGTTAAAGCCCTACCTGAATCTAATTTTTAATCGCCGCGAATTTCGCCGCTACCGATGTGGGCAAACCGTCCGTTATTCGATTGCCTTGCACAATGAATCACTACCAGCAGATTGTCGCTTAGTTGATGCCATAGGTGGTGGGCCGCGACTGTTACCAGAACTCACCTTAGTACAAGAGGGTTTTGTAGATAATGCCTTGGTACGCGATGCACTAGGCAGCAACCAACTCAATGCTAGAACTGCTGTAGGTATTACTCGTGATGGCAGCATTATTTTAGTAATGGTAGCGCAAAAACCTTCACAACCAAATAACTCTGGGATATCTCTACTGCAACTAGCAGACTTAATGAAAATCCTTGGTGCGTCCGAAGCGATGAACCTGGACGGAGGTAGTTCATCTTCGCTTTATTACTTGGGTAAAACTTTTTACGGGAAAGTTGATTTACAAGGAAATCTCATCAAGCGACCCGTGAAATCAGTTTTACTGGTTCAATAAAAGTAGTATTATCCACCACACCCGTAAGCCGCATTTATTAACCGAGGCATCGCTGCTTGGCAGATTTACGAGCGACGCCGATAGCGTAGCGTTAGCGTAGCGTTAGCGAAGCGGTAGCGAGGAACGAGCGTCCGCAGGAGCGTCATAGCCCACCGCAGGCATCGCCTCATACACTGTGCAAAATATTAGGGTCGCAGGTATTTTATTATACGTTATATAATAGAGCCATTATTTTTGAATTTTCTCCAGCCTCCTGCCAACTCTAGTAAGGGAAAAAGTTATATGAAACTAATTAAAAAAATTTTAGCAATCTGTTTTCTATTATTTGGCATTCCCTTTTCTGCTGTGATAATTCTAGAATTTCTCAATCCCAAAACTCCCGCTCAAAAAAAAGAAAATGATGTAGCTGCTTTAACTATTCTTACTATTCCGTCAACCATTCTAGGAGGCTGGTTGAGTTGGTCTTTAGTACAGCAGAATCGAAAGGAAAAAGCATTACTTCTGGAATCAGAACAAAAGCGTCTTCAGTTAGTGTTCTTAGAATTAATTGAGCAAAATGCTGGCAGAATAACAGTATTGCAACTGGCGAAAAATGCTGACATATCAACCCAGTCAGCTAAAGAATATTTAGATGAGAAAGCCAAGGAACTCAATGCTTCTTTTGAAGTAAATGAAGAGGGAAATGTTTTGTATCATTTCTCTTGACCAAACGCAGTGAGTAGACGATCGTTCTA
This Nostoc sp. 'Peltigera membranacea cyanobiont' N6 DNA region includes the following protein-coding sequences:
- a CDS encoding nuclease A inhibitor family protein → MTKTNSEILEQLKQASDGLLFMSESEYPFEVLLWSDIAPATPEKVLKLTNHPQDTPIKIVGFDDFFQVATTVEDWHEEEEKATVKRFQTLVQTLKENLSNVRVYRLGNKEIDAYVVGETPTGDLAGISTQVVET
- a CDS encoding phosphodiester glycosidase family protein, translated to MRKIGLLGLTLVSLGTWFSLRSSPQSISSVAPSPPKTIHYLERILPQGIAHILLIPANSRFVVTGALSAKANTVEEFAQKRKAIAILNAGFFDPANQKSTSYVVVAGQLVADPKDNERLVNNPQLKPYLNLIFNRREFRRYRCGQTVRYSIALHNESLPADCRLVDAIGGGPRLLPELTLVQEGFVDNALVRDALGSNQLNARTAVGITRDGSIILVMVAQKPSQPNNSGISLLQLADLMKILGASEAMNLDGGSSSSLYYLGKTFYGKVDLQGNLIKRPVKSVLLVQ
- a CDS encoding DNA/RNA non-specific endonuclease, giving the protein MRLISRFQALTLATALIALLGCSPAVTQVPTPTIEKPLQPTPIVPTSISPHLLLGNPSSATPTKLTPDNYLMVKNQYALSYNQSKGTANWVAWQLNKSWLGDAERQNNFRPDGTLPAGWVRITPTMYSASGYDRGHIAPSGDRTKTVEDNSSTFLMTNMMPQSADNNRNTWGNLEDYCRELVSLGKELYIVAGPFGSLGELKGKVTIPKTTWKIVVVLDNPGSGMNGITANTRVIAVNIPNEQEINNDWKAYKVSVDELEKLTGYDFLSSVSPNIQEVIESKVDSP